The following nucleotide sequence is from Chryseobacterium sp. CY350.
TTCCCTGAAATTTACGAGGAGTTAAAAAGACGGAACATCCTTTTTGTACCTGCAAGCGGAAGACAAATGTCTGGTATTAAAAAATATTTTGGGGAGAAAGAAAAGGAAATGGCATTCATCGCTGAAAACGGCGGCTATATGATCTATAAGAACAAAGAGATTTTTGCTGATGAGCTTAATGAGCAATATGTAGCGGAGATCATTCAAACAATACGTAAAATCCCGGGCGCTACAACGGTAATCTCTGGTAAAAAAACAGCTTATTACGAAACGGAAAATCAGAGTTTTGTAGATTATATCGCACAGTTTTATACTGGTAATCAAAAACTTGATGATCTTACTGTTGCATTGGATGACAGTATTTTTAAAATTGCCGTGTATCATCCGGACGGATCTGAAGAACATCTGTATCCTGCTTTAGAAAAATTTCAAAAATACAATCTTGAGGTCGTTGTTTCAGGAAAATTTTGGCTCGATATCATGAATAAAGATATCAATAAAGGTAATGCTTTAGAGAAACTTCAGAAGACACTTAATATCAGTCCGCAACAGACAATGGTTTTTGGCGATTATATGAATGATATTGAGATGATGAAAAAGGCAGAATATTCTTACGCTATGCAAAATGCTCATCCGTCGGTGAAAGAAGCCGCAAAATTTGAAGCGTTGAGCAATAATAATTTTGGAGTTTTAGACACCATAAAAAACTATCTTAATGCAAACTGATATAATTTTTTAAAAATTTTAGAAAAAAATCTTAATACAATAATTTACCTTTGAAAAATATTGTGAAGAAATTTGCAAATTTGAATATTAGTCTTTATTAATTTAACAGCATCAAAAGTTGAATACAGTTTTAATCATTGATGATGAAGCGAAAATAAGATCACTATTATCCCGCATCATCAATCTCGAAGGTTTTGAGGTCTTTGAGGCGGGAAATCTTAAAAGCGGACTCAAAAGACTTGAAATCTCAGATATTGATATTGTTCTTTGTGATGTAAAACTTCCCGACGGAAGTGGTGTAGACTTTTCAAAGACAGTAAAAGATCAATTCCCTGGGGTAGAAATTATACTTCTTACTGCTTTCGGAAATATTCCTGATGGTGTAATGGCAATCAAAAACGGTGCGTTCGATTATATCACTAAAGGGGACGACAATACCAAAATTTTGCCTTTACTTTATAAAGCTGCGGAGAAAGTTGCACTTAATAAAAGAGTTTTGCAACTTGAAAAACAGTTGGATTCTAAACAATCTTTTAAAAGCATTATCGGAAAATCTACTGAAATTACCAGCGCAATTTCATCAGCTCAGAAAGTTGCTGTTACCGACGCTACAGTTCTGCTCACAGGAGAAACTGGTACCGGAAAAGAAGTTTTTGCACAGGCTATCCATCATGCAAGCAACAGAAACAAGAAAAATTTTATTGCAGTTAATTGCTCGGCTTTCGGGAAAGAATTGCTGGAAAATGAATTGTTCGGTCATAAAGCAGGAGCTTTTACAGGAGCTTTAAAAGATTCTAAAGGTATTTTTGAAGAAGCCAATCTCGGAACTGTTTTTCTTGACGAAATAGGTGAAATGCCTTTGGATCTTCAGGCAAAATTATTACGAGTTTTAGAATCTGGTGAGTTTCTGAAAGTAGGAGACAGCAAGCCTACAAAAACTGATGTAAGAATCATCGCCGCAACCAACAGAAATCTGGAAACAGAAATTGAAAACGGAAACTTCCGTGAAGATTTGTATTATCGTATCAATATTTTTAATATTAAACTTCCATCTTTACGAGAAAGAGTAGCAGATATCGAATCACTCGCCAGTTTTTTCCTCAAGACCTTTTCTCAGAAAATGGGCAAAAATATTACTGCTTTTTCCGATGATTATTTAAAAGCCTTGAAAAATCATCAATGGAAAGGCAATATCCGTGAACTGCGAAATGTTATTGAAAGAAGTGTAATCCTCACAGATTCATCTGAATTATCAATAGACAGCCTTCCGGTAGATATTCTTGTACAAAAGGAACAGACAGAATTTTCACAGAACAAAATGATATCAGCATTTTCTATGGCAAGCGCAGAGCGTATGCAGATTCAGAAAATATTAAAACATACCAACGGAAATAAAGCCGAAGCAGCGCGGCTTTTGGAAATTGGCATCGCAACACTTTACCGAAAAAT
It contains:
- a CDS encoding sigma-54-dependent transcriptional regulator — encoded protein: MNTVLIIDDEAKIRSLLSRIINLEGFEVFEAGNLKSGLKRLEISDIDIVLCDVKLPDGSGVDFSKTVKDQFPGVEIILLTAFGNIPDGVMAIKNGAFDYITKGDDNTKILPLLYKAAEKVALNKRVLQLEKQLDSKQSFKSIIGKSTEITSAISSAQKVAVTDATVLLTGETGTGKEVFAQAIHHASNRNKKNFIAVNCSAFGKELLENELFGHKAGAFTGALKDSKGIFEEANLGTVFLDEIGEMPLDLQAKLLRVLESGEFLKVGDSKPTKTDVRIIAATNRNLETEIENGNFREDLYYRINIFNIKLPSLRERVADIESLASFFLKTFSQKMGKNITAFSDDYLKALKNHQWKGNIRELRNVIERSVILTDSSELSIDSLPVDILVQKEQTEFSQNKMISAFSMASAERMQIQKILKHTNGNKAEAARLLEIGIATLYRKIEEYSIS
- a CDS encoding Cof-type HAD-IIB family hydrolase, whose amino-acid sequence is MFHLQTLITYDYQLYLMNNDRLMNDIRLIVTDMDGTFLNSEHQVSPEFPEIYEELKRRNILFVPASGRQMSGIKKYFGEKEKEMAFIAENGGYMIYKNKEIFADELNEQYVAEIIQTIRKIPGATTVISGKKTAYYETENQSFVDYIAQFYTGNQKLDDLTVALDDSIFKIAVYHPDGSEEHLYPALEKFQKYNLEVVVSGKFWLDIMNKDINKGNALEKLQKTLNISPQQTMVFGDYMNDIEMMKKAEYSYAMQNAHPSVKEAAKFEALSNNNFGVLDTIKNYLNAN